In Streptococcus sp. SN-1, a single genomic region encodes these proteins:
- a CDS encoding nicotinate phosphoribosyltransferase yields the protein MYPDDSLTLHTDLYQINMMQVYFDQGIHNKKAVFEVYFRQQPFKNGYAVFAGLERIVNYLEDLRFSDSDIAYLESLGYHGAFLDYLRNFQLELTVRSAQEGDLVFANEPIVQVEGPLAQCQLVETALLNIVNYQTLVATKAARIRSVIEDEPLMEFGTRRAQEMDAAIWGTRAAVIGGANGTSNVRAGKLFDIPVLGTHAHALVQVYGNDYEAFKAYAATHKNCVFLVDTYDTLRIGVPAAIQVARELGDQINFMGVRIDSGDIAYISKKVRQQLDEAGFTEAKIYASNDLDENTILNLKMQKAKIDVWGVGTKLITAYDQPALGAVYKIVAIEDENGQMRNTIKLSNNAEKVSTPGKKQVWRITSREKGKSEGDYITYDGVDVSDMTEIKMFHPTYTYIKKTVRNFDAVPLLVDIFKDGKLIYNLPSLTEIQAYARKEFDKLWDEYKRVLNPQHYPVDLARDVWQDKMDLIDKMRKEALGEGEEE from the coding sequence ATGTATCCAGATGATAGTTTGACATTGCACACGGACTTGTACCAGATTAACATGATGCAGGTTTACTTTGACCAAGGAATTCACAATAAAAAGGCGGTCTTTGAGGTTTATTTCCGCCAACAGCCTTTTAAGAATGGCTATGCGGTTTTTGCAGGTTTGGAAAGAATTGTGAATTATCTTGAAGACTTGCGTTTTTCAGATAGTGATATTGCCTATTTGGAGTCTCTAGGCTATCATGGAGCATTCTTGGATTACCTTCGCAATTTCCAGTTGGAGTTGACCGTTCGTTCTGCCCAAGAAGGGGATTTGGTTTTTGCCAATGAACCGATTGTGCAGGTGGAAGGTCCTCTAGCCCAATGTCAGTTGGTCGAAACGGCTCTTTTGAACATCGTCAACTACCAGACCTTGGTGGCGACTAAGGCAGCTCGTATTCGTTCGGTCATCGAAGATGAACCCTTGATGGAGTTTGGGACACGTCGGGCTCAAGAAATGGATGCGGCTATCTGGGGAACACGCGCAGCGGTGATTGGTGGAGCCAATGGAACCAGCAACGTGCGCGCTGGTAAACTCTTTGACATTCCTGTTTTGGGAACCCATGCCCATGCTTTGGTTCAGGTTTATGGAAATGACTATGAAGCTTTCAAGGCTTATGCTGCGACCCACAAAAATTGCGTCTTTCTTGTGGATACCTATGATACCCTTCGCATTGGAGTTCCAGCTGCCATTCAGGTGGCGCGTGAACTGGGTGACCAGATTAACTTTATGGGTGTGCGGATTGACTCTGGGGATATTGCTTACATTTCCAAGAAAGTCCGTCAGCAACTGGACGAGGCTGGATTTACAGAGGCTAAGATTTATGCTTCAAATGATTTGGACGAAAATACCATCCTCAACCTCAAGATGCAAAAGGCCAAGATTGATGTCTGGGGCGTGGGTACCAAGCTGATTACAGCTTATGACCAGCCAGCTCTTGGGGCAGTTTACAAGATTGTTGCAATCGAAGATGAAAATGGCCAGATGCGCAATACTATTAAGCTGTCAAATAATGCTGAAAAAGTGTCTACGCCAGGTAAGAAGCAGGTGTGGCGTATTACCAGTCGTGAAAAAGGCAAGTCAGAAGGCGATTATATCACTTATGATGGCGTAGATGTAAGCGACATGACAGAAATCAAGATGTTCCATCCGACTTATACCTACATCAAGAAGACCGTTCGTAATTTTGATGCCGTGCCTCTCTTGGTGGATATCTTCAAAGACGGAAAATTGATTTACAACCTGCCTAGCTTAACTGAGATTCAGGCTTATGCCCGTAAGGAATTTGACAAGCTTTGGGATGAGTACAAGCGCGTGCTCAATCCTCAGCATTATCCAGTGGATTTGGCGCGTGATGTATGGCAAGACAAGATGGACTTGATTGACAAAATGCGCAAGGAAGCTCTTGGTGAAGGAGAAGAAGAATGA
- the nadE gene encoding ammonia-dependent NAD(+) synthetase gives MSLQETIIQELGVKPVIDAQEEIRRSIDFLKRYLKKHPFLKTFVLGISGGQDSTLAGRLAQLAMEELRAETGDDSYKFIAVRLPYGVQADEADAQKALAFIQPDISLVVNIKESADAMTAAVEATGSPVSDFNKGNIKARCRMIAQYALAGSHSGSVIGTDHAAENITGFFTKFGDGGADILPLYRLNKRQGKQLLQELGADPALYEKIPTADLEEDKPGLADEVALGVTYEEIDDYLEGKTISPEAQARIENWWHKGQHKRHLPITVFDNFWE, from the coding sequence ATGAGTTTGCAAGAAACGATTATCCAAGAACTGGGTGTCAAACCCGTGATTGATGCCCAGGAAGAAATTCGTCGTTCGATTGATTTCTTAAAAAGATATCTGAAAAAACATCCCTTCCTTAAAACTTTTGTACTAGGGATTTCTGGAGGACAAGACTCAACCTTAGCAGGACGATTGGCTCAACTGGCCATGGAAGAACTGCGAGCAGAGACAGGGGATGATAGCTACAAATTTATCGCTGTCCGTCTGCCATACGGAGTACAAGCCGATGAAGCAGATGCTCAAAAAGCTCTTGCTTTCATCCAACCAGATATCAGCTTGGTTGTGAATATCAAGGAATCAGCTGACGCCATGACAGCTGCAGTTGAAGCGACAGGAAGCCCTGTTTCAGACTTCAACAAGGGAAATATCAAGGCTCGTTGCCGTATGATTGCTCAGTATGCCCTTGCTGGTTCCCATAGCGGATCGGTCATTGGAACAGACCACGCCGCGGAAAATATCACAGGTTTCTTTACCAAGTTTGGTGACGGTGGTGCGGATATTCTCCCTCTTTACCGCCTCAATAAACGCCAAGGAAAACAACTCTTGCAGGAACTTGGTGCAGACCCAGCCCTTTATGAAAAAATCCCAACAGCAGACCTAGAAGAAGATAAACCAGGTCTAGCTGACGAAGTCGCACTTGGAGTCACTTATGAAGAGATTGACGACTACCTAGAAGGCAAAACAATCAGCCCAGAAGCCCAAGCAAGAATCGAAAACTGGTGGCACAAAGGCCAACATAAACGCCACCTACCAATCACCGTATTCGATAACTTTTGGGAGTAA
- a CDS encoding GNAT family N-acetyltransferase — MKSIGTQTLQTDRLILRRFVESDAEAMFQNWASSAENLTYVTWDPHPDVEVTRNSIRNWVTSYTNPNYYKWAICLKEKPEQVIGDISIVAIDENDSSCEIGYVLGKAYWGHGIMTEALKAVLDFCFTQAGFQEVKARYVSLNPASGRVMEKAGMSYLKTVANGVERKGYLADLIYYQISKKDR, encoded by the coding sequence ATGAAATCAATCGGTACGCAAACGTTACAGACAGATCGTTTAATCTTGCGAAGATTTGTGGAAAGTGATGCAGAAGCCATGTTTCAGAATTGGGCTTCATCTGCTGAGAATCTAACCTACGTCACCTGGGATCCTCATCCTGATGTCGAGGTGACTCGAAACTCCATTCGTAATTGGGTTACCTCCTATACAAATCCCAACTATTACAAATGGGCCATTTGTCTCAAAGAAAAGCCAGAGCAGGTGATAGGAGATATCAGTATCGTTGCAATAGATGAGAACGATTCTTCTTGTGAAATTGGCTATGTGCTAGGCAAGGCTTACTGGGGACATGGGATTATGACAGAGGCCTTGAAAGCTGTTTTGGACTTTTGTTTTACTCAAGCAGGTTTTCAAGAAGTCAAGGCACGTTATGTCAGTCTCAATCCAGCTTCAGGTCGTGTCATGGAGAAGGCTGGAATGTCCTATCTAAAAACTGTTGCAAATGGGGTGGAGAGAAAGGGCTATCTTGCGGACCTCATTTATTACCAGATAAGTAAGAAGGATAGATAA
- a CDS encoding Rpn family recombination-promoting nuclease/putative transposase: protein MILRHPGISPTNDLVAKKIFSNPEITCQFIRDMLDLPAKTVTILEGSNIHVLPTLSYSAQDFYTSIDVLAELDNGTQVIIEIQVHHQNFFINRLWAYLCSQVNQNLEKIRQQEGNTHQSYKHIAPVYAIAIVDSNYFQDDQAFHSFSMREDTTGEVLTITNNGQENHLVKMAFLELKKYRETSKDKVRKPWLEFFGNKPFTQQPERAISQADQLLDYKSWSEEDRKMFSQLRMREEQALLAHDYALEQAEEKGLERGRAEGIKEGLKVGLVNLVRQGLLTPEVASQQLGMTVAEFEALL, encoded by the coding sequence ATGATTCTCAGACATCCGGGCATCAGCCCGACCAACGATTTGGTTGCTAAGAAGATTTTTAGCAATCCAGAAATCACTTGTCAATTTATTCGCGATATGTTGGATTTACCTGCAAAAACTGTAACGATTTTGGAGGGAAGCAATATTCATGTCTTGCCTACCCTGTCGTACTCGGCGCAGGATTTCTATACCAGTATAGACGTCTTAGCGGAGTTGGACAATGGGACACAAGTAATTATTGAGATTCAGGTGCATCATCAGAATTTTTTCATCAATCGCCTGTGGGCTTACCTGTGTAGTCAGGTCAATCAAAATCTTGAAAAAATTCGCCAGCAAGAAGGCAATACTCACCAGAGTTATAAACACATCGCACCAGTATACGCTATCGCAATTGTAGATAGTAACTACTTTCAAGATGATCAAGCTTTTCATAGCTTTAGTATGCGAGAGGACACGACAGGTGAGGTCTTAACCATAACAAATAACGGTCAAGAAAACCATCTGGTCAAGATGGCATTCTTGGAATTAAAAAAATACAGAGAAACCAGCAAAGACAAGGTTCGCAAGCCGTGGTTGGAGTTTTTTGGTAACAAGCCCTTTACCCAACAACCTGAGCGAGCCATCAGCCAAGCAGACCAACTGCTGGACTACAAGAGCTGGTCCGAGGAGGACAGGAAAATGTTTAGTCAACTACGTATGCGAGAAGAACAAGCATTATTGGCTCATGACTATGCCTTGGAGCAAGCTGAAGAAAAAGGCTTAGAACGTGGCCGTGCAGAGGGAATCAAAGAGGGGTTAAAAGTAGGTTTAGTAAATCTAGTTCGCCAAGGTCTTCTAACACCTGAGGTTGCCAGCCAGCAATTGGGAATGACCGTTGCTGAGTTTGAGGCCTTGTTGTAA